Proteins from one Rosa chinensis cultivar Old Blush chromosome 7, RchiOBHm-V2, whole genome shotgun sequence genomic window:
- the LOC112175677 gene encoding uncharacterized protein LOC112175677 has protein sequence MTMFQFLLTKPVKQSLYISASLILVIVVPLYLSLNSTAPAPKETSSSGSEEKSQETPMATNTFGVKVEKNPTQSQLTELGVTTWPKWECGPSKFPWSFTATETMYLLKGKVNVQVDGHEGSFEIGAGDLVVFPKGMKVTWDVIEGVNKHYSLEK, from the exons ATGACCatgtttcaatttttattgACAAAGCCAGTTAAGCAATCCCTCTACATCTCAGCATCTCTAATACTAGTAATTGTAGTCCCTCTGTATCTCTCCCTCAATTCCACAGCACCAGCACCAAAAGAAACCAGTTCCTCTGGGTCTGAAGAAAAAAGTCAAGAAACCCCAATGGCCACCAACACATTTGGAGTCAAGGTTGAAAAGAATCCAACTCAATCCCAACTGACTGAGCTTGGAGTCACCACATGGCCAAA GTGGGAGTGTGGTCCAAGCAAATTCCCATGGAGTTTCACTGCTACAGAGACTATGTATCTGCTAAAGGGGAAGGTGAATGTACAAGTTGACGGACATGAAGGATCTTTTGAGATTGGGGCCGGTGATTTGGTTGTGTTCCCTAAAGGAATGAAGGTCACCTGGGATGTCATTGAAGGCGTGAACAAGCATTATAGCTTGGAGAAGTAA